A window from Pseudomonas kribbensis encodes these proteins:
- the ettA gene encoding energy-dependent translational throttle protein EttA: protein MAQYVFTMHRLGKVVPPKREILKNISLSFFPGAKIGVLGLNGSGKSTLLKIMAGVDTEFEGEARPMPELNIGYLPQEPQLDPTKTVREVVEEAVSVIKDAQARLDEVYAAYADPDADFDKLAAEQAKLEAILQASDGHNLERQLEVAADALRLPAWDAKVEHLSGGEKRRVALCRLLLSAPDMLLLDEPTNHLDADSVAWLEHFLHDFPGTVVAITHDRYFLDNVAGWILELDRGAGIPYEGNYSGWLEAKSDRLAQESKQQSAHEKAMKEELEWVRKGAKARQSKSKARLQRFEEMQSQEFQKRSETNEIYIPAGPRLGDKVIEFKNVTKGYGDRVLIDNLSFSMPKGAIVGVIGGNGAGKSTLFRMLMGKETPDSGSIEIGETVQLACVDQSREDLDGSKTVFQQISDGSDQIRIGNYEIPSRTYVGRFNFKGGDQQKFVKDLSGGERGRLHLALTLKEGGNVLLLDEPSNDLDVETLRSLEEALLDFPGAAIVISHDRWFLDRVATHILAYEDDSQAVFFEGNYTEYEADRKKRLGEAAAQPHRVRHKKLA, encoded by the coding sequence ATGGCTCAATACGTCTTCACCATGCATCGGCTGGGCAAAGTTGTTCCGCCGAAGCGGGAAATCCTGAAAAACATTTCTCTGTCCTTCTTCCCGGGCGCCAAGATCGGTGTACTCGGCCTCAACGGTTCGGGTAAGTCCACGCTGCTGAAAATCATGGCCGGCGTCGACACCGAATTCGAAGGCGAAGCGCGCCCGATGCCGGAACTGAACATCGGTTATCTGCCGCAAGAGCCGCAACTTGATCCGACCAAGACCGTGCGTGAAGTGGTCGAGGAAGCGGTCAGCGTGATCAAGGATGCGCAAGCGCGTCTGGACGAGGTCTACGCCGCTTACGCCGACCCGGACGCCGATTTCGACAAGCTGGCCGCCGAACAGGCCAAGCTCGAAGCGATCCTGCAGGCCAGCGACGGTCACAACCTGGAGCGTCAACTGGAAGTCGCCGCCGATGCGCTGCGTCTGCCGGCCTGGGACGCCAAGGTCGAACACCTGTCCGGTGGTGAAAAACGTCGTGTGGCCCTTTGCCGTCTGCTGCTGTCCGCCCCGGACATGCTGCTGCTCGACGAACCGACCAACCACCTGGACGCCGACTCCGTTGCGTGGCTCGAACACTTCCTGCACGACTTCCCGGGCACTGTGGTAGCGATCACGCACGACCGTTACTTCCTGGACAACGTCGCCGGCTGGATTCTGGAACTCGACCGCGGCGCGGGCATTCCTTATGAGGGCAACTACTCGGGTTGGCTGGAAGCCAAGTCCGATCGTCTGGCCCAGGAATCCAAGCAGCAATCGGCCCACGAAAAAGCCATGAAGGAAGAACTGGAGTGGGTGCGCAAAGGCGCCAAGGCCCGCCAGTCGAAATCCAAGGCACGTCTGCAGCGCTTTGAAGAAATGCAGTCGCAGGAATTCCAGAAGCGTTCGGAAACCAACGAGATCTACATCCCGGCCGGTCCGCGCCTGGGCGACAAGGTCATCGAATTCAAGAACGTCACCAAGGGCTACGGCGATCGCGTGTTGATCGACAACCTGTCGTTCTCCATGCCGAAAGGCGCCATCGTCGGCGTGATCGGCGGTAACGGTGCCGGTAAATCGACCCTGTTCCGCATGCTGATGGGCAAGGAAACTCCGGACTCCGGCAGCATCGAGATCGGCGAAACCGTGCAACTGGCCTGCGTTGACCAGAGCCGCGAAGACCTGGACGGCAGCAAGACCGTGTTCCAGCAGATCTCCGACGGTTCCGACCAGATCCGCATCGGCAACTACGAGATCCCGTCGCGTACCTACGTCGGTCGCTTCAACTTCAAGGGCGGCGATCAACAGAAGTTCGTCAAGGACCTGTCCGGTGGTGAGCGCGGTCGTCTGCACCTGGCGCTGACCCTGAAGGAGGGCGGCAACGTCCTGCTGCTCGACGAACCGTCCAACGACCTCGACGTTGAAACCCTGCGTTCCCTGGAAGAAGCCCTGCTGGACTTCCCGGGCGCCGCCATTGTGATCTCTCACGACCGGTGGTTCCTTGACCGCGTCGCGACGCACATCCTGGCGTACGAAGACGACTCGCAAGCGGTGTTCTTCGAAGGCAACTACACCGAGTACGAAGCCGATCGCAAAAAACGCCTCGGCGAAGCAGCGGCCCAGCCACACCGGGTACGCCACAAGAAACTGGCCTGA
- a CDS encoding GreA/GreB family elongation factor: MSRAFVNEDNAAAQADQPVERQVSTQPNYVTPQGLAQLQAKVAELQTLHAEQTAMGEQADKQRLADLERDLRYFNQRVGSAQVAPAPTSNEKVQIGSWVTYADEHNTERRVQLVGEDQADAANGLINWASPLGRALLGARLNDEVLWQRPAGNQLIEVIRIDLP; this comes from the coding sequence ATGAGCCGTGCTTTCGTCAACGAAGACAACGCCGCTGCGCAAGCCGATCAGCCGGTCGAACGGCAGGTCAGCACGCAGCCCAATTACGTCACGCCGCAGGGGCTTGCCCAGTTGCAGGCGAAAGTCGCCGAGCTGCAGACGTTGCACGCCGAACAGACGGCCATGGGCGAACAGGCCGACAAACAGCGGCTGGCCGATCTCGAACGGGATTTGCGTTATTTCAATCAGCGGGTCGGCAGCGCTCAGGTCGCGCCAGCCCCGACGTCCAACGAAAAGGTGCAGATCGGCAGTTGGGTGACCTACGCCGACGAACACAACACCGAGCGCCGGGTGCAACTGGTCGGCGAAGATCAGGCCGATGCCGCCAACGGCCTGATCAACTGGGCCTCACCGCTGGGCCGCGCGCTACTTGGCGCGCGACTCAACGACGAAGTGCTGTGGCAGCGTCCGGCCGGCAATCAACTGATCGAAGTGATCCGCATCGATCTGCCTTAA
- a CDS encoding TIGR00645 family protein: MERFIENAMYATRWLLAPIYIGLSLGLLALALKFFQEVFHVIPNVFSMAESELILVLLSLIDMALVGGLLVMVMISGYENFVSELNIDEGKEKLSWLGTMDSSSLKMKVAASIVAISSIHLLRIFMDAKNVDPQHLMWYVIIHMTFVVSAFAMGYLDKLTKH, translated from the coding sequence ATGGAACGCTTTATCGAAAATGCAATGTACGCCACGCGCTGGCTGCTGGCGCCGATCTACATCGGGCTGTCCCTCGGGCTGCTGGCGCTGGCATTGAAATTCTTCCAGGAAGTGTTTCATGTCATTCCCAACGTGTTCTCCATGGCCGAGTCCGAGCTGATTCTGGTGCTGCTGTCGCTGATCGACATGGCGCTGGTCGGCGGCTTGCTGGTGATGGTGATGATTTCCGGCTACGAGAACTTCGTGTCCGAGCTGAACATCGACGAAGGCAAAGAGAAGCTCAGCTGGCTGGGCACCATGGACTCCTCGTCGCTGAAGATGAAAGTGGCGGCGTCGATCGTGGCGATTTCTTCGATCCACCTGCTGCGGATCTTCATGGACGCCAAGAACGTCGATCCCCAGCATCTGATGTGGTACGTGATCATCCACATGACCTTCGTGGTCTCGGCGTTTGCCATGGGTTACCTGGACAAGCTCACCAAGCACTGA
- a CDS encoding DUF3015 domain-containing protein encodes MKRILLGTLFTAVSINAMAQAPGGPDCGWGNMLFEGQRGTPAHFLASTTNGTSGNATFGMTSGTNGCSTNASLTYGGKSWFAMNGMMNELSEDMAKGNGEALTTYAVVLGVAPEDRAHFAAVTHEHFQQIFSKADVTAEDVHTNTLAVLKADPRLAKYATQA; translated from the coding sequence ATGAAACGGATTCTTCTCGGTACTCTCTTCACCGCTGTATCCATCAACGCCATGGCTCAGGCGCCAGGCGGTCCGGATTGCGGCTGGGGCAACATGCTGTTCGAAGGTCAGCGTGGCACCCCGGCACACTTCCTGGCATCCACCACTAACGGCACCTCCGGCAACGCGACGTTCGGCATGACTTCCGGCACCAACGGTTGCTCCACCAACGCCTCGCTGACCTACGGCGGCAAATCCTGGTTTGCCATGAATGGCATGATGAACGAGCTGTCCGAAGACATGGCAAAAGGCAACGGCGAAGCGCTGACGACCTATGCCGTGGTACTGGGCGTGGCGCCGGAAGACCGTGCGCACTTCGCCGCCGTCACTCACGAGCACTTCCAGCAGATCTTCAGCAAGGCTGACGTGACCGCCGAAGACGTGCATACCAACACCCTGGCCGTGCTGAAAGCAGACCCTCGTCTGGCCAAGTACGCGACTCAGGCTTAA
- a CDS encoding DUF6482 family protein, whose translation MNLQELNAFAIARKVDELNLISMEGGIYLLEARMHGAAYPLSDPQGKMLMLRSVEHARDVLHNFPVLPFNLVHTSVHDEMCGLGASAEESLKVPLAWRSAL comes from the coding sequence ATGAACCTGCAAGAGTTGAATGCGTTTGCCATCGCCAGGAAGGTCGATGAGCTGAACCTGATCTCCATGGAGGGCGGAATCTACCTGCTCGAGGCGCGGATGCACGGCGCGGCGTACCCGTTGAGCGATCCCCAGGGCAAGATGCTGATGCTGCGTTCGGTGGAGCATGCCCGGGATGTCCTGCACAACTTTCCGGTGCTGCCGTTCAACCTGGTCCACACCTCGGTGCACGACGAAATGTGCGGACTTGGTGCCAGTGCGGAAGAAAGCCTGAAAGTCCCGCTG
- the gdhA gene encoding NADP-specific glutamate dehydrogenase — translation MIESVESFLARLKKRDPDQPEFHQAVEEVLRSLWPFLEANPHYLTSGILERICEPERAVVFRVSWVDDQGKVQVNRGFRIQMNSAIGPYKGGLRFHPSVNMGVLKFLAFEQTFKNSLTSLPMGGGKGGSDFDPKGKSDAEVMRFCQAFMSELYRHIGADVDVPAGDIGVGAREIGFLFGQYKRLSNQFTSVLTGKGMTYGGSLIRPEATGFGCVYFAEEMLKRREQTVEGKRVAISGSGNVAQYAARKVMDLGGKVISLSDSEGTLYCEAGLSEEQWLALLELKNVKRERISELAAAFGLEFRAGQLPWSLPCDIALPCATQNELDAEAARTLLRNGCICVAEGANMPTTLEAVDIFIEAGILFAPGKASNAGGVAVSGLEMSQNAMRLLWTAGEVDSKLHGIMQSIHHACVHYGEENGRINYVKGANIAGFVKVADAMLAQGVV, via the coding sequence ATGATCGAATCCGTCGAATCCTTCCTCGCCCGTCTGAAAAAACGCGATCCGGATCAACCCGAATTTCACCAGGCCGTCGAAGAAGTCCTGCGCAGCCTGTGGCCGTTTCTCGAAGCCAATCCGCACTATCTGACCTCGGGGATTCTGGAGCGCATCTGCGAGCCGGAGCGGGCGGTGGTGTTCCGGGTGTCGTGGGTCGACGATCAGGGCAAGGTGCAGGTCAATCGGGGCTTCCGCATCCAGATGAACAGCGCCATCGGCCCGTACAAGGGCGGTTTACGCTTCCATCCCTCGGTGAATATGGGCGTGCTGAAATTTCTCGCCTTCGAACAGACCTTCAAGAACTCCCTGACTTCGTTGCCCATGGGCGGCGGCAAGGGTGGTTCGGACTTCGATCCGAAGGGCAAGAGCGACGCTGAAGTCATGCGTTTCTGCCAGGCGTTCATGAGTGAGCTGTACCGCCACATCGGCGCCGACGTGGACGTGCCGGCGGGCGATATCGGTGTCGGCGCACGGGAGATCGGTTTCCTGTTCGGTCAGTACAAACGCCTGAGCAACCAGTTCACCAGCGTGCTGACCGGCAAGGGCATGACTTACGGCGGCAGCCTGATCCGCCCGGAAGCCACCGGTTTCGGTTGTGTGTATTTCGCCGAGGAAATGCTCAAGCGCCGCGAGCAGACCGTTGAAGGCAAGCGCGTGGCGATCTCCGGCTCCGGCAACGTAGCGCAATACGCGGCCCGCAAAGTGATGGATCTGGGCGGCAAGGTGATTTCCCTGTCCGATTCCGAAGGCACGCTGTATTGCGAGGCCGGCCTGAGCGAAGAGCAGTGGCTGGCGCTGCTGGAGCTGAAAAACGTCAAGCGTGAACGGATCAGCGAGTTGGCGGCCGCATTCGGCCTGGAATTCCGCGCCGGTCAGCTGCCATGGTCGTTGCCGTGCGATATCGCACTGCCATGCGCCACCCAGAATGAACTCGACGCCGAAGCCGCCCGCACCTTGCTGCGCAACGGCTGCATCTGTGTGGCCGAGGGCGCGAACATGCCGACCACCCTTGAGGCTGTGGATATCTTTATCGAGGCCGGCATCCTGTTCGCGCCGGGCAAGGCATCGAATGCCGGCGGCGTGGCGGTCAGCGGTCTGGAGATGTCGCAGAACGCCATGCGCCTGCTGTGGACGGCGGGCGAGGTGGACAGCAAGCTGCACGGGATCATGCAGTCGATCCACCACGCCTGCGTGCATTACGGTGAGGAAAACGGGCGGATCAACTACGTCAAAGGCGCGAACATCGCCGGCTTCGTCAAGGTCGCCGACGCGATGCTGGCGCAGGGCGTGGTTTAA
- a CDS encoding Lon protease family protein: MPDPVAASLRLAPEALTRPFSAEQFSFTTTNDLEPFRGVLGQERAVEALQFGVAMPRPGYNVFVMGEPGTGRFSFVKRYLKAEGKRLQTPADWVYVNNFDEPREPRALELPSGSAAAFIGDINGLIDNLLSTFPAVFEHPSYQQKKSAIDRAFNQRYDKALDVIERLALEKDVALYRDSSNIAFTPMLEGKALDEAEFAQLPESERERFHEDISGLEERLNEELASLPQWKRESSNQLRQLNEETITLALQPLLAPLSEKYAENAAVCGYLQAVQVYLLKTVVEQLVDDSKTDAVARKLLEEQYAPSLVVGHPASGGAPVVFEPHPTYENLFGRIEYTTDQGALYTTYRQLRPGALHRANGGFLILEAEKMLGEPFVWDALKRALQSRKLKMESPLGEMGRFATVTLNPQFIPLNVKVIIIGARQLYYTLQDLDPDFQEMFRVLVDFDEDIPMVDESLEQFAQLLKTRTSEEGMAPLTADAVARLATYSARLAEHQGRLSARIGDLFQLVSEADFIRHLANDEMTDAGHIERALKAKATRTGRVSARILDDMLAGIILIDTDGAAVGKCNGLTVLEVGDSAFGVPARISATVYPGGSGIVDIEREVNLGQPIHSKGVMILTGYLGSRYAQEFPLAISASIALEQSYGYVDGDSASLGEACTLISALSKTPLKQCFAITGSINQFGEVQAVGGVNEKIEGFFRLCEARGLTGEQGAIIPHANVATLMLDEKVLAAVRAGQFHVYAVRQADEALSLLVGEPAGEPNEEGEFPEGSVNARVVERLRVIAEMISEEDLKEAEKELAQETLAEAKPA; this comes from the coding sequence ATGCCTGATCCTGTTGCTGCCAGCTTGCGTCTAGCGCCCGAAGCGCTGACCCGTCCGTTTTCCGCTGAACAGTTCAGCTTCACTACCACCAATGATCTGGAGCCCTTTCGCGGTGTGCTTGGCCAGGAACGTGCGGTCGAAGCCTTGCAGTTCGGTGTGGCCATGCCACGCCCCGGTTACAACGTATTCGTCATGGGCGAGCCCGGCACCGGCCGTTTCTCGTTCGTCAAACGCTACCTGAAGGCCGAAGGCAAACGCCTGCAGACCCCGGCGGACTGGGTCTACGTCAACAATTTCGACGAGCCTCGCGAACCTCGTGCACTGGAGCTGCCATCGGGCAGCGCCGCGGCGTTCATCGGCGACATCAACGGCTTGATCGACAATCTGCTGTCGACTTTTCCTGCGGTGTTCGAACACCCGTCCTACCAGCAAAAGAAGAGCGCCATCGACCGCGCCTTCAACCAGCGCTATGACAAGGCACTGGACGTCATCGAGCGTCTGGCCCTGGAAAAAGACGTCGCCCTGTACCGCGACAGCAGCAACATCGCCTTCACCCCGATGCTCGAAGGCAAGGCGCTGGACGAGGCTGAATTCGCCCAGTTGCCGGAGTCCGAGCGTGAACGTTTCCATGAGGATATTTCCGGCCTCGAGGAACGCCTGAACGAAGAACTCGCCAGCCTGCCGCAGTGGAAGCGCGAATCGAGCAACCAGTTGCGTCAGCTCAACGAAGAAACCATCACTTTGGCGTTGCAGCCCTTGCTCGCACCGCTGTCGGAGAAGTACGCGGAAAACGCCGCAGTTTGCGGTTACCTGCAAGCGGTGCAGGTCTATCTGCTGAAAACCGTGGTCGAGCAACTGGTAGACGACAGCAAGACCGACGCCGTTGCGCGCAAGCTGTTGGAAGAACAATACGCGCCGAGCCTGGTGGTCGGCCATCCGGCCAGCGGCGGTGCGCCGGTGGTGTTCGAGCCGCATCCGACTTATGAAAACCTGTTCGGCCGCATCGAATACACCACCGATCAGGGCGCGCTTTACACCACGTATCGCCAATTGCGCCCGGGGGCGCTGCACCGCGCCAACGGTGGTTTCCTGATCCTTGAAGCGGAAAAAATGCTCGGCGAGCCATTCGTATGGGATGCGCTCAAACGCGCCCTGCAATCGCGCAAGCTGAAAATGGAATCGCCACTGGGCGAGATGGGCCGTTTCGCGACCGTGACCCTCAACCCACAGTTCATTCCGCTGAATGTCAAAGTCATCATCATCGGCGCGCGTCAGTTGTACTACACGCTGCAGGACCTCGATCCGGACTTCCAGGAGATGTTCCGTGTCCTGGTGGATTTCGACGAAGACATCCCGATGGTCGACGAAAGCCTGGAACAGTTCGCCCAGTTGCTGAAAACCCGCACGTCGGAAGAAGGCATGGCGCCGTTGACCGCCGACGCAGTGGCGCGTCTGGCGACTTACAGCGCACGTCTGGCCGAACACCAGGGGCGTTTGTCGGCGCGGATCGGTGATCTGTTCCAACTGGTCAGCGAGGCGGATTTCATCCGTCACCTGGCCAACGATGAAATGACCGACGCCGGCCACATCGAGCGCGCCCTGAAAGCCAAGGCTACCCGTACCGGCCGGGTGTCGGCGCGGATTCTCGACGACATGCTGGCGGGGATCATCCTGATCGACACCGACGGCGCGGCGGTCGGCAAGTGCAACGGTCTGACGGTGCTGGAAGTCGGCGACTCGGCATTCGGTGTGCCGGCGCGGATTTCCGCCACGGTGTACCCGGGTGGCAGCGGCATCGTCGACATCGAGCGCGAGGTCAACCTTGGCCAGCCGATTCACTCCAAGGGCGTGATGATCCTCACCGGTTATCTGGGCAGCCGTTACGCCCAGGAATTCCCGTTGGCGATTTCCGCGAGCATCGCCCTGGAGCAATCCTACGGTTATGTCGATGGCGACAGCGCATCGCTGGGCGAGGCTTGCACATTGATTTCGGCCTTGTCGAAAACCCCGCTCAAGCAGTGCTTCGCGATCACCGGTTCGATCAACCAGTTTGGCGAAGTGCAGGCGGTGGGCGGGGTCAACGAGAAGATCGAAGGCTTCTTCCGTCTCTGTGAAGCGCGCGGGCTGACCGGCGAGCAGGGCGCGATCATTCCGCACGCCAACGTCGCCACGCTGATGCTCGACGAGAAAGTGCTGGCGGCGGTGCGCGCCGGGCAGTTCCACGTTTACGCGGTGCGTCAGGCGGATGAAGCGCTGAGCCTGCTGGTGGGCGAGCCCGCCGGTGAGCCGAACGAGGAGGGCGAGTTCCCGGAAGGCAGCGTCAACGCGCGCGTGGTGGAGCGTCTGCGGGTGATTGCCGAAATGATCAGCGAAGAAGACCTGAAAGAAGCCGAGAAGGAACTGGCGCAGGAGACACTGGCCGAGGCCAAACCGGCGTAA
- a CDS encoding DUF4105 domain-containing protein, protein MLKRLAWLALCVCAPLSAAPHIDPQRLQQLANDRFWISLGHYETAKLGGWRSYVSDKKFFIAADGNEHPDHELAATVQALYAPASLGEQHAQCVYPARTRWLKDQLNLTDLPTPDCAEFKKWFKDVSPHSAVMIFPAAYLNSPSSMFGHTLLRIDQADVQSDKTSLLSYAINFGAYIEGSDNSILYAWKGLMGGYPGLFALVPYQEKLSEYRSLENRDLWEYRLNLTQAETARMVEHVWELKQIQFDYFFFDENCSYRLLELLQVARPSLRLTEQFPLTAIPTDTVKAVKEAGLVEHIEYRPSRERELLSRAEPLTGEEQDWVLKVSADQQQLQDPAFKALPRDRQALIVDAAYRLERYRANGQERDPQRAQRSFELLRAINKNPAPELQIPQPGLPEDGHESRTWQAGLGTRGDRAFGEYGLRMAYHDLNDNAESFPLGAQIEILQMKLRQYEGNHWQFQQLDLATIRSLTPRNALLQPLSWQVTGGLERVPGKHDDETLVSHVNGGGGGTWALGDDVLGFALGTVRVEHNNDFAGFVSPAGGFNTGVLWKNPLGNLSVEAKGDYFFNGEVRRSLSLNQQWELSRNLGLRLSAQREFSHLATPETEVMLEVKWYHY, encoded by the coding sequence ATGCTCAAACGCCTTGCCTGGCTGGCGCTGTGTGTCTGCGCCCCGCTGTCCGCCGCGCCCCACATCGACCCTCAACGTTTGCAGCAACTGGCCAACGACCGCTTCTGGATTTCCCTCGGCCATTACGAAACCGCCAAGCTCGGCGGCTGGCGCAGCTACGTCAGCGACAAAAAGTTCTTCATCGCCGCCGACGGCAACGAACACCCCGACCATGAACTGGCCGCCACGGTCCAGGCGCTGTACGCCCCGGCCAGTCTCGGTGAGCAACACGCCCAGTGCGTCTACCCGGCCCGCACGCGCTGGCTGAAAGATCAGCTCAACCTGACCGACCTGCCGACGCCGGACTGCGCCGAATTCAAGAAATGGTTCAAGGACGTCTCGCCCCACAGCGCGGTGATGATTTTCCCGGCGGCCTACCTCAACAGCCCGTCGTCGATGTTCGGCCACACCCTGCTGCGCATCGATCAGGCCGATGTGCAGAGCGACAAGACCTCGCTGCTCAGCTACGCGATCAACTTCGGCGCCTACATCGAAGGCTCGGACAACAGCATCCTGTATGCCTGGAAAGGCCTGATGGGCGGTTATCCGGGTCTGTTCGCGCTGGTGCCATATCAGGAAAAACTCTCGGAATACCGCAGCCTGGAAAACCGCGACCTGTGGGAATACCGGCTCAACCTGACACAAGCCGAAACCGCACGCATGGTCGAGCATGTGTGGGAGCTGAAGCAGATTCAGTTCGACTATTTCTTCTTCGACGAAAACTGCTCCTATCGCCTGCTCGAACTGTTGCAGGTGGCGCGCCCGAGCCTGCGCCTGACCGAGCAATTCCCGCTGACCGCGATCCCCACCGACACCGTCAAAGCGGTGAAAGAAGCCGGGCTGGTCGAGCACATCGAATACCGCCCGTCCCGCGAGCGTGAATTGCTCAGCCGCGCAGAGCCACTGACCGGCGAAGAACAGGACTGGGTGCTGAAAGTCAGCGCCGACCAGCAGCAATTGCAGGACCCGGCCTTCAAGGCCCTGCCCCGTGACCGGCAAGCACTGATCGTCGACGCGGCGTATCGGCTGGAGCGCTACCGTGCCAACGGCCAGGAACGTGATCCGCAACGGGCACAGCGCAGTTTTGAACTGCTGCGGGCGATCAACAAGAACCCGGCGCCGGAGCTGCAAATCCCGCAGCCAGGCCTGCCCGAAGATGGCCATGAATCACGCACCTGGCAGGCTGGCCTCGGCACTCGCGGCGACCGCGCGTTTGGCGAGTACGGCTTGCGCATGGCCTATCACGACCTCAACGACAACGCCGAGAGTTTCCCCCTCGGCGCGCAGATCGAAATCCTGCAGATGAAGCTGCGCCAGTACGAAGGCAATCACTGGCAGTTCCAGCAACTGGATCTGGCGACCATCCGCTCATTGACGCCGCGCAATGCGCTACTGCAGCCGCTGTCGTGGCAAGTCACCGGAGGTCTGGAGCGAGTGCCGGGCAAGCATGACGACGAAACCCTGGTCAGCCATGTCAACGGTGGCGGTGGCGGAACCTGGGCGCTGGGTGATGATGTACTGGGGTTTGCGCTCGGCACCGTGCGTGTTGAACACAACAATGATTTCGCCGGGTTCGTTTCCCCCGCAGGCGGTTTCAATACCGGTGTGCTGTGGAAAAATCCGTTGGGCAATCTCAGTGTGGAGGCCAAGGGCGATTACTTCTTCAACGGCGAAGTGCGCCGCAGCCTGAGTCTGAATCAACAGTGGGAGTTGTCTCGCAACCTGGGCCTGCGCCTGAGCGCGCAGCGTGAATTCAGCCATCTGGCCACGCCCGAGACCGAAGTGATGCTGGAAGTGAAGTGGTATCACTACTGA